Proteins encoded by one window of Geobacter sp. DSM 9736:
- the odhB gene encoding 2-oxoglutarate dehydrogenase complex dihydrolipoyllysine-residue succinyltransferase — protein sequence MEIKVPAVGESVTEALIGRWIRHDGERVAKNDPVCEIETDKITFEVAAEADGVLSVKVPEGETVPIGAVIAVIEEGSPAVQQAPPPMPAAEGEQDSAPPPLSPAARKLVKEKGIHPGDIRGSGRGGRITVEDLLVEQKEAEAEKQHEVPAEAERTSGYEASTPSSSSGAERETRRKMTPIRKRIAEHLLAARQQTAMLTTFNEADMSRVVALRKRHKEDFRRKHGVSLGFLPFFIKACAEALRDFPALNGRIDGEEIVYHNFYDIGIAVSGEKGLVVPVLRNVDRLSFAQMEQGIAAFVERIANNQLTLAELEGGTFTITNGGVYGSLLSTPILNPPQSGVLGLHAVQERPVAREGRIEIRPMMYLALSYDHRIVDGREAVQFLKKVKELVEEPEEMLIE from the coding sequence ATGGAAATAAAAGTTCCAGCAGTGGGGGAATCTGTAACCGAAGCACTGATCGGCCGCTGGATCAGGCATGACGGAGAGCGTGTCGCAAAAAACGACCCGGTCTGCGAGATAGAAACGGACAAGATCACGTTCGAGGTCGCTGCCGAGGCGGATGGCGTACTGTCGGTCAAGGTGCCGGAGGGGGAGACGGTGCCGATCGGAGCGGTGATAGCCGTCATCGAAGAGGGATCGCCAGCCGTTCAACAGGCGCCGCCGCCGATGCCCGCTGCGGAGGGGGAGCAGGATTCCGCGCCACCCCCCCTGTCCCCTGCTGCTCGGAAGCTGGTGAAGGAAAAGGGGATCCATCCCGGGGATATCAGAGGGAGCGGCCGCGGGGGAAGGATCACGGTCGAGGACCTTCTCGTGGAACAGAAGGAGGCAGAGGCGGAAAAACAGCACGAGGTTCCTGCGGAGGCAGAGAGAACCTCAGGATATGAAGCTTCAACCCCGTCATCGTCTTCCGGAGCAGAGAGGGAGACACGTCGGAAGATGACGCCGATCCGCAAGCGGATCGCGGAACATCTACTTGCTGCCCGTCAGCAGACGGCGATGCTCACGACCTTCAACGAAGCCGACATGTCCAGGGTGGTGGCCCTGAGAAAGCGGCACAAGGAAGACTTCCGGAGGAAGCACGGAGTTTCCCTGGGATTCCTTCCCTTCTTCATCAAGGCCTGTGCGGAGGCCCTCCGCGACTTCCCCGCGCTGAACGGACGGATCGATGGAGAGGAGATCGTCTACCACAATTTTTACGATATCGGCATCGCCGTCAGCGGAGAAAAAGGACTCGTAGTGCCGGTGCTCCGGAACGTCGATCGGCTTTCATTTGCCCAAATGGAACAGGGGATAGCGGCGTTCGTGGAGCGGATCGCGAATAATCAGCTGACTCTCGCCGAACTCGAGGGAGGAACCTTTACCATTACCAATGGCGGGGTATACGGCTCGCTGCTCAGCACTCCGATCCTGAATCCACCCCAGAGCGGGGTTCTTGGCCTGCATGCCGTTCAGGAGCGGCCGGTGGCACGTGAGGGTAGGATCGAGATCCGGCCGATGATGTATCTGGCCCTCTCTTACGACCACCGGATCGTGGACGGACGTGAGGCGGTGCAGTTTCTGAAGAAAGTGAAGGAACTGGTGGAGGAGCCGGAGGAGATGCTCATCGAGTAA
- the lpdA gene encoding dihydrolipoyl dehydrogenase, with protein MPKETYDLIVVGAGPGGYVAAIRAAQLGMKVAVVEKRERLGGVCLNEGCIPSKALLDSSELYALARGKFAGHGIRIENVTLDLQAMMARKDDVVKKLTDGIAYLFKKHNIQWRRGSAKLAGRRSDGLQVVAVTPADSPGEPQLLSGRRVLLATGSVPVPIPSVPYDGELVVDARGALSFDTVPEHLIVVGAGYIGLELGSVWRRLGSQVTVVELLPKALLHTDRQVADTLIRSLKKQGITFRMETSVVGIRRLEDGRAVVRLAAGDQKDELQCDRILVAAGRRPNTADLDLERMGITLDSSGRVVVNGEYETTSAGIYAIGDLIHGPMLAHKAMEEGTVFAERLAGQASQVDYDYVPGIVYTWPEAASVGKTEEELQRDEVPYAAGRFNFMANGRARCMDETEGFVKVLSHRRTGRVLGIHIIGPRASEMIAEAVTVMTYGGSAEDIALTFHAHPTLSEAMKEAALDTQKRAIHA; from the coding sequence ATGCCGAAAGAGACGTACGACCTGATTGTCGTCGGTGCGGGGCCGGGAGGCTATGTGGCCGCAATCCGTGCCGCTCAGCTCGGAATGAAGGTGGCGGTTGTGGAGAAGCGGGAGCGGCTGGGTGGGGTATGCCTCAACGAGGGGTGCATTCCCAGCAAGGCGCTCCTCGATTCGAGCGAACTCTATGCCCTCGCGCGGGGAAAATTCGCCGGGCACGGGATCAGGATCGAGAACGTTACGCTCGACCTGCAGGCGATGATGGCGCGCAAGGACGATGTGGTAAAGAAGCTTACAGACGGCATCGCTTATCTTTTCAAGAAACACAATATCCAGTGGCGGCGCGGCTCTGCCAAGCTCGCCGGACGGCGCAGCGACGGCCTGCAGGTGGTCGCCGTCACCCCGGCGGATTCTCCGGGAGAGCCCCAGCTCCTGAGCGGGCGGCGGGTGCTTCTGGCGACGGGGAGCGTGCCCGTTCCCATTCCTTCCGTTCCCTATGACGGGGAGCTGGTGGTGGACGCCCGCGGGGCACTCTCCTTCGATACGGTGCCGGAGCATCTGATCGTGGTCGGAGCCGGTTACATCGGCCTGGAGCTGGGCTCGGTTTGGCGGCGGCTCGGCAGCCAGGTCACGGTGGTGGAGCTGCTCCCGAAGGCGCTTCTCCACACGGACCGCCAGGTGGCGGACACCCTGATCCGTTCCCTGAAGAAACAGGGCATCACCTTCCGGATGGAGACGAGCGTTGTCGGAATCCGGAGGCTGGAGGATGGCCGGGCGGTTGTCCGGCTGGCTGCGGGGGACCAGAAGGATGAGCTGCAGTGCGACCGGATACTGGTGGCGGCGGGTCGCCGTCCGAACACGGCGGATCTGGATCTGGAGCGGATGGGGATAACACTCGACAGCAGCGGCCGTGTCGTGGTCAACGGGGAGTACGAGACCACCTCCGCCGGCATTTATGCCATCGGCGACCTTATACACGGGCCTATGCTGGCCCACAAGGCAATGGAGGAGGGGACGGTGTTCGCCGAACGGCTGGCGGGGCAGGCGTCGCAGGTCGATTACGATTACGTCCCCGGAATCGTCTATACCTGGCCCGAAGCTGCTTCCGTCGGAAAGACGGAGGAGGAGCTTCAGCGGGATGAGGTGCCGTACGCAGCGGGCAGGTTCAACTTCATGGCTAATGGGCGGGCCAGGTGCATGGACGAGACGGAAGGGTTCGTGAAGGTCCTGTCCCACCGCAGGACCGGCCGGGTCCTGGGCATACACATTATCGGCCCACGGGCCTCCGAAATGATCGCAGAGGCGGTGACGGTGATGACCTATGGCGGCAGTGCCGAAGACATCGCCCTTACCTTCCATGCCCATCCGACCCTCTCGGAGGCGATGAAGGAGGCGGCGCTGGATACGCAAAAAAGAGCGATCCACGCCTGA
- a CDS encoding aconitate hydratase, giving the protein MAKNLATKILEAHLVEGELVPGKEIGIKIDHTLLQDATGTMAILEFMAMDVPRVKVEHAAQYIDHNLLQTDNKNADDHIFLMTAAQKFGVHVSKPGNGVSHQVNLERFGVPGKVLLGADSHTPSAAGLSMIAIGAGGLDVAMAMAGHPFHLRCPKIWGIKLTGQLRPWVSAKDVILEMLRRHSVKGGVGKIIEYYGPGVATLSATDRAIIGNMGAELGATTSIFPSDERTREFLEAQERGSVWAPLSADPDAAYDEYDEIDLSTVVPLIAMPSSPDNIVKVSDLEGLKVDQVIVGSSANSAFRDLMTVCRILDGRHVAPFVSFHINPGSRQVIENVAAQGGFMMLLLAGAQVHQPGCLGCIGMGQAPGTDQVSLRTFPRNFPGRSGTKNDRVYLCSPETAAAAGLFGVVTDPRKLGDLMAWPDVKNPEKYVIDDSSIIPPVEDTSAVEIITGPNIVPFPDFDELPEDLSAEVILKVGDNISTDTIMPAGNKVLPFRSNVPAISKFVFEQLDPGFPARAQEKGNGVVVGGENYGQGSSREHAALAPRYLGIRAKIAKSFARIHKANLINFGILPLTFKDPADYDRLQQGSTLVFKGVRRHVAEGATEIPVTVEGREIVTLLEVSERERQELVAGGTLNFVKKTSK; this is encoded by the coding sequence ATGGCGAAAAACCTCGCAACCAAGATACTCGAAGCGCATCTAGTGGAAGGGGAGCTTGTGCCGGGGAAGGAGATCGGTATCAAGATTGACCATACCCTCCTCCAGGATGCCACCGGCACCATGGCGATACTCGAGTTCATGGCAATGGATGTGCCGCGGGTCAAGGTGGAGCATGCGGCCCAGTACATCGACCATAACCTGCTCCAGACCGACAACAAGAACGCCGACGACCACATATTCCTGATGACGGCCGCGCAGAAATTCGGGGTTCATGTTTCAAAACCGGGCAACGGCGTTTCCCATCAGGTGAACCTGGAGCGTTTCGGAGTTCCGGGGAAGGTGCTGCTTGGAGCCGATTCCCATACCCCTTCGGCGGCTGGGCTCTCCATGATCGCCATCGGCGCCGGCGGGCTCGACGTGGCGATGGCGATGGCCGGCCACCCTTTCCATCTCCGATGCCCGAAGATATGGGGGATAAAGCTGACGGGACAGCTTCGGCCATGGGTTTCCGCAAAGGACGTCATTCTCGAAATGCTCCGGCGCCATTCGGTCAAGGGGGGCGTCGGTAAGATCATCGAGTACTATGGGCCCGGCGTAGCTACCCTTTCGGCCACCGATCGGGCGATCATCGGAAACATGGGCGCGGAGCTCGGCGCGACAACCTCGATCTTCCCTTCCGATGAACGTACCCGCGAGTTCCTCGAAGCCCAGGAGCGGGGATCTGTCTGGGCGCCGTTATCCGCCGATCCCGATGCCGCCTACGATGAATATGACGAGATAGATCTTTCCACGGTGGTGCCGCTTATCGCCATGCCATCTTCTCCCGACAATATCGTGAAGGTATCTGATTTGGAAGGGCTCAAGGTGGATCAGGTGATCGTGGGAAGCTCCGCAAACTCCGCTTTCCGTGACCTCATGACCGTCTGCCGCATCCTCGACGGGCGCCACGTCGCTCCTTTCGTTTCCTTCCATATCAATCCGGGCAGCCGGCAGGTGATCGAGAACGTTGCTGCCCAGGGAGGGTTCATGATGCTTCTGCTTGCCGGCGCCCAGGTGCATCAGCCGGGTTGCCTCGGATGCATCGGAATGGGGCAGGCGCCGGGGACCGATCAGGTCAGCCTGCGGACATTCCCCCGCAACTTCCCCGGCCGCAGCGGGACCAAAAACGACCGCGTCTATCTCTGCTCCCCCGAAACGGCTGCCGCCGCAGGCCTTTTCGGTGTAGTCACCGACCCCCGGAAGCTCGGGGATCTGATGGCGTGGCCCGACGTGAAGAACCCGGAAAAGTACGTCATCGACGATTCGAGCATCATCCCTCCGGTCGAGGATACGAGTGCAGTGGAAATAATCACGGGGCCGAACATTGTGCCCTTCCCCGATTTCGACGAGCTCCCCGAGGATCTGTCTGCCGAAGTGATCCTCAAGGTTGGGGACAACATCTCAACCGACACGATCATGCCCGCCGGGAACAAGGTGCTTCCGTTCCGCAGCAACGTTCCCGCCATCAGTAAATTCGTGTTCGAGCAGCTAGACCCGGGTTTTCCGGCACGGGCACAGGAAAAGGGGAACGGTGTGGTGGTCGGAGGGGAAAACTACGGGCAGGGGTCCTCAAGGGAACACGCGGCGCTTGCACCCCGTTACCTTGGCATCCGCGCCAAGATCGCCAAGAGCTTCGCCCGCATCCACAAGGCCAACCTCATCAACTTCGGCATCCTGCCCCTTACCTTCAAGGACCCGGCCGATTACGACCGTCTCCAGCAGGGAAGCACGCTGGTGTTCAAGGGGGTGCGGCGGCATGTTGCGGAAGGGGCGACGGAGATACCGGTAACTGTCGAGGGGCGCGAGATAGTGACACTCCTCGAAGTCTCGGAGCGGGAGCGGCAGGAGCTTGTAGCAGGTGGGACGCTAAATTTTGTAAAGAAGACCTCGAAATAG
- the pdhA gene encoding pyruvate dehydrogenase (acetyl-transferring) E1 component subunit alpha, translating to MDSKLRAVLPDHDLLKLYRQMLLCREFEEACAEQYTKGNITGFLHLYSGQEAVGVGASHALYKDDYVVSAYREHAQALVRGADPRRVMAELFGRATGMCKGKGGSMHLFDPELAFMGGYAIVGGQFPIAAGLAFAAKYRKEEKIAACFFGDGAVNQGNFHEGLNWARIWELPVLFICENNFYGIGTAVNRASALVDIHKRTCGYDTPSSEVDGMDVIAVYEAVKRGAEWVREHKRPFLIEALTYRFRGHSMSDPGKYRSQAELELWRERDPIPNYTRRLLSERIADQEELDEIRLQVAEVVKEAVKFAEESPWPEDSEVFTDIYV from the coding sequence ATGGATTCGAAGCTGAGAGCTGTTCTCCCTGACCACGACCTCCTAAAGCTCTACCGCCAGATGCTTCTCTGCCGGGAGTTCGAGGAGGCATGCGCCGAACAGTACACCAAGGGAAACATAACCGGCTTCCTCCACCTATACAGCGGACAGGAGGCGGTGGGGGTGGGGGCGTCCCATGCGCTTTACAAGGATGACTATGTTGTAAGCGCCTACCGGGAACATGCCCAGGCTCTCGTGCGGGGGGCAGATCCCCGGCGTGTGATGGCGGAGCTTTTCGGCAGGGCAACCGGCATGTGCAAGGGCAAGGGGGGCTCCATGCACCTGTTCGACCCGGAGCTTGCCTTCATGGGAGGGTACGCCATCGTGGGGGGGCAGTTTCCCATAGCGGCGGGGCTAGCCTTCGCGGCCAAGTACCGGAAGGAGGAGAAGATAGCGGCCTGCTTTTTCGGGGATGGCGCCGTCAACCAGGGGAACTTCCACGAGGGGCTCAATTGGGCGAGGATCTGGGAGCTCCCCGTCCTCTTCATTTGCGAGAACAACTTCTACGGCATCGGGACGGCGGTAAATCGGGCATCCGCGCTCGTGGACATCCACAAGCGCACCTGCGGCTACGATACACCTTCCTCCGAAGTGGACGGCATGGATGTGATAGCCGTTTATGAGGCGGTTAAGCGTGGGGCGGAATGGGTGCGGGAGCATAAGCGGCCGTTCCTCATAGAGGCGCTCACATACCGTTTTCGCGGCCATTCCATGTCCGATCCCGGGAAATACCGGAGTCAGGCCGAACTGGAGCTGTGGAGGGAGCGGGATCCGATTCCCAACTACACCCGCCGGCTCTTATCCGAAAGGATCGCTGACCAGGAGGAACTCGACGAAATCCGTCTCCAGGTGGCGGAGGTTGTGAAGGAGGCGGTGAAGTTCGCAGAAGAGTCGCCGTGGCCGGAGGATAGCGAGGTCTTTACTGATATTTACGTATAG
- a CDS encoding alpha-ketoacid dehydrogenase subunit beta: MPEMTYRDAINTALREEMRNDPSVVIWGEDVALYEGSFKVTRKLLAEFGEERVRDTPISENTIVGVAIGAAMGGLRPVAELMTVNFALLAMDQIINHMSKIRYMFGGQVTVPMVIRAPGGGGSQLGAQHSQSLETYFMHAPGIYVAVPATPADAKGLLKTAIRDDNPVMFLEHELLYNSKGEVPEDSEFLIPFGKAEIKREGTDVTIVAYSRMTLLSLLAAAELEKEGVSCEVVDLRTLTPLDSETFVESVRRNGRAVVVEESWRTCGVGAEIASRIYDGCFDSLLAPVRRVSGLDVPTPYSRKLEALCIPKVDDIVKAVKETLSGSY; this comes from the coding sequence ATGCCTGAAATGACATACCGTGACGCCATCAACACGGCTTTGAGGGAGGAGATGCGAAACGATCCTTCGGTGGTGATCTGGGGGGAGGACGTCGCTCTCTACGAAGGATCGTTCAAGGTGACCCGAAAGCTTCTTGCAGAATTCGGCGAGGAGCGTGTCAGGGATACTCCCATCTCCGAAAATACCATAGTCGGTGTCGCAATCGGCGCTGCGATGGGGGGGCTGCGGCCCGTGGCGGAGCTGATGACGGTCAATTTCGCGCTCCTCGCCATGGATCAGATCATCAACCACATGAGCAAGATCCGCTACATGTTCGGGGGGCAGGTAACGGTACCTATGGTAATCAGGGCTCCTGGGGGTGGCGGAAGTCAGCTGGGCGCCCAGCATTCCCAGTCGCTGGAGACCTATTTCATGCATGCTCCGGGAATTTACGTGGCGGTGCCGGCTACTCCTGCCGACGCGAAAGGGCTCCTCAAGACCGCAATCCGCGATGACAACCCGGTGATGTTTCTGGAGCACGAGCTCCTTTACAACAGCAAGGGAGAGGTGCCGGAGGATTCGGAGTTTCTGATTCCATTCGGAAAAGCCGAGATCAAGCGGGAAGGCACAGACGTAACCATCGTGGCTTACTCGAGGATGACGCTTCTGTCTCTCCTGGCGGCGGCGGAGCTGGAGAAGGAGGGGGTGTCGTGCGAAGTGGTTGATCTGCGGACGCTTACTCCCCTCGATTCGGAAACTTTCGTCGAGTCCGTACGCCGCAATGGCAGGGCAGTCGTCGTTGAGGAATCGTGGCGTACCTGCGGAGTCGGAGCCGAAATCGCTTCTCGAATTTACGATGGTTGCTTCGATTCCCTTCTGGCGCCGGTTCGGCGGGTTTCGGGACTCGACGTTCCGACCCCCTATTCGCGAAAGCTGGAGGCGCTCTGCATCCCCAAAGTGGATGATATCGTAAAGGCGGTGAAGGAGACGCTGAGCGGGAGCTACTGA
- a CDS encoding dihydrolipoamide acetyltransferase family protein, giving the protein MATEITMPKLSDTMTEGRLISWKKSVGDRLERGDILAEVETDKATMELESFSAGVLLETRAKAGDMVAVGAVIGVVGEAGEKVAAVPGAVQPEAAEAKEPAISLPKEEPPKPEPKEPPSPVKEETSAAGVEPLDSAEEHEGAEKADVGQREPEPQGRDAERASPIVRRLARESGVDLREVRGSGPGGRILREDLDRVLGERQREKPEVTTPKPSAGPTPGSTLPLTRMRSAIARLVTEAWHTIPHFAVTVRIDMGEAEVLIRGLRESGKRLSVNDLVIKGCAAALVRHPGVNATFGEESIVVHPEVNIGIAVSLPDGLMVPVIKGCQDLSLLDIAERSREAVARAREGKGTESDFTGGTFSISNLGMYGVEEFMAIIHPPQGAILAIGAIDDEAGVREGQIVAQRVMRATLSADHRLIDGAYAAKFMGELKKVLENPVVLLV; this is encoded by the coding sequence ATGGCAACAGAAATAACGATGCCGAAGCTGTCGGACACGATGACGGAGGGGCGCCTCATCTCTTGGAAGAAGAGTGTCGGCGACAGGTTGGAGCGCGGCGATATTCTTGCGGAGGTAGAGACCGACAAGGCCACAATGGAGCTGGAGTCCTTCAGTGCGGGTGTTCTTCTGGAAACCCGGGCAAAGGCAGGCGACATGGTAGCGGTCGGAGCGGTGATCGGTGTCGTAGGAGAGGCCGGGGAAAAGGTGGCTGCCGTACCGGGCGCCGTGCAGCCGGAAGCGGCGGAAGCCAAGGAGCCGGCGATTTCTCTCCCGAAGGAAGAGCCCCCCAAACCGGAGCCTAAGGAGCCCCCCTCCCCGGTGAAAGAGGAAACTTCCGCGGCCGGAGTGGAGCCGTTGGATTCCGCTGAAGAGCATGAAGGCGCGGAGAAGGCCGACGTGGGACAGCGCGAACCTGAGCCGCAAGGGAGAGACGCGGAGCGGGCGTCACCGATCGTGCGGCGTCTGGCGCGTGAGAGCGGGGTGGATCTTAGAGAGGTCCGCGGCAGCGGTCCCGGTGGAAGGATCCTCCGTGAGGACCTTGACCGGGTGCTCGGGGAGCGGCAAAGGGAAAAACCGGAAGTAACCACCCCCAAACCCTCTGCGGGTCCGACCCCTGGCAGCACCCTTCCCCTCACGCGGATGCGTTCCGCCATTGCCCGTCTCGTGACTGAGGCGTGGCATACGATTCCTCATTTTGCGGTGACGGTGAGAATCGACATGGGGGAGGCGGAGGTGTTGATTCGCGGCCTCAGGGAGAGCGGCAAGCGCCTCTCCGTAAACGATCTAGTAATCAAGGGATGTGCAGCCGCTCTCGTCCGGCATCCCGGGGTAAATGCCACCTTCGGGGAGGAATCTATCGTCGTTCATCCCGAGGTGAACATCGGCATTGCTGTGAGCCTTCCGGACGGACTGATGGTGCCGGTGATAAAAGGATGCCAGGATCTCTCACTTCTGGATATCGCCGAGCGGAGCAGGGAAGCTGTAGCCCGGGCGCGTGAAGGGAAGGGAACGGAAAGCGACTTCACCGGCGGCACCTTTTCGATCTCCAATCTCGGCATGTATGGAGTCGAAGAGTTCATGGCCATCATTCATCCCCCCCAGGGGGCAATTCTGGCGATAGGAGCAATCGACGACGAGGCTGGAGTCAGAGAGGGGCAGATCGTGGCGCAGCGGGTGATGAGAGCGACCCTCTCGGCCGACCACCGTCTTATCGACGGCGCTTATGCGGCCAAATTCATGGGCGAGCTGAAAAAAGTGCTGGAGAATCCGGTCGTGCTGCTGGTTTGA
- the lipB gene encoding lipoyl(octanoyl) transferase LipB, translated as MKVADLGLVDFSRACAVQDRLVAELRAGSSGEVLLLLEHFPVYTIGSGGRVENILAEGIVPHRINRGGDVTWHGPGQLVGYPILDLGRRGRDLHRYLRFIEEVLIRLCGNLGVDAGRVPGLTGIWTARGKLASIGVGVRRWVTMHGFALNVSPDLGAFALINPCGMADCPVTSLEREQTQPAPIPEVKERIAVIFPQLLAELLPQESPVANVEIIPDTLMKEA; from the coding sequence ATGAAAGTTGCGGATCTCGGACTCGTCGATTTTTCCAGGGCCTGTGCCGTCCAGGATCGTCTCGTTGCCGAACTGCGAGCCGGATCTTCCGGAGAAGTCCTGCTTCTTCTCGAACACTTCCCGGTTTACACCATCGGCAGCGGCGGTAGAGTGGAGAACATCCTCGCGGAGGGAATAGTTCCGCACCGGATCAACAGGGGCGGTGATGTTACGTGGCACGGCCCCGGCCAGCTTGTCGGCTATCCGATACTCGATCTAGGCAGGCGGGGCAGAGATCTGCACCGCTATCTCCGCTTTATCGAGGAGGTCCTGATACGGCTCTGCGGGAATCTCGGCGTTGATGCCGGCAGGGTCCCCGGGCTCACGGGGATATGGACGGCACGAGGCAAGCTTGCATCGATCGGGGTCGGTGTCAGGAGGTGGGTTACGATGCACGGGTTCGCCCTCAATGTTTCCCCCGACCTCGGCGCCTTCGCCCTGATCAACCCGTGTGGTATGGCTGATTGTCCCGTTACCTCTCTTGAGAGGGAACAAACGCAACCTGCACCGATACCCGAAGTCAAGGAGCGTATAGCCGTCATTTTCCCCCAGTTGCTGGCTGAGCTGCTGCCGCAGGAATCTCCTGTTGCGAACGTTGAAATCATTCCGGATACTTTAATGAAGGAGGCTTAG